The following coding sequences are from one Paenibacillus sp. JDR-2 window:
- a CDS encoding CotH kinase family protein: protein MAQLPIRKIEIDEDDLWDLKNNPWSKSFKPIHIEIDGKSYSGTCGIRGGHTRNYTKKSFEIRLDGGKTLHWNAEFDDPSMIRNALSFQFFNLIGVPSPETQHISVEINGYEQGVYLEIEAVDRRFFRKRGIGYTSLIYAVNDSADFSLVDQNTNAKKDSLFDGYEIVKGQTNTKYRLVRFIRNINSLSSKQLSVYTAKRLDINQYLLWLAGAVLTGNYDGFDQNYAIYEHKKTSKYRIIPWDYEGTWGRNCYGKPCGSDLVRLQGYNSLTGKLFNFSSCRQRYRAILLKLLKTAFTVERIDPMITRLYKEITPAIRDDFTRKSSYDSFLDEPSFILEYVRERRGLIKEALKAWK, encoded by the coding sequence GTGGCACAGCTGCCTATACGTAAAATTGAAATTGACGAGGATGATCTGTGGGATCTGAAGAACAATCCTTGGAGCAAATCGTTTAAACCCATCCATATTGAAATAGATGGAAAAAGCTATTCGGGAACTTGCGGCATTCGGGGCGGTCATACGCGCAACTACACGAAAAAATCGTTCGAGATCAGGCTGGACGGGGGAAAAACGCTGCACTGGAACGCGGAATTCGACGATCCCTCCATGATCCGCAACGCCTTATCCTTTCAGTTTTTCAACCTCATTGGAGTGCCGTCCCCGGAAACCCAGCATATCTCCGTCGAGATTAACGGTTATGAGCAAGGGGTTTATTTGGAGATTGAAGCGGTGGATAGGCGGTTCTTTAGAAAAAGAGGTATCGGTTATACCTCCTTGATCTATGCCGTTAATGACAGCGCGGATTTCAGTCTTGTCGATCAGAATACAAATGCCAAAAAAGACTCGCTGTTTGACGGATATGAAATCGTGAAGGGACAAACAAACACAAAATACCGTCTGGTCCGTTTCATCCGCAATATTAACTCCCTCTCTAGCAAACAGTTGAGCGTCTATACGGCCAAACGGCTGGATATCAATCAATATTTATTGTGGCTGGCCGGGGCCGTTCTGACCGGCAACTATGACGGCTTTGACCAGAACTATGCTATTTATGAGCATAAGAAAACAAGCAAGTACCGGATTATCCCTTGGGATTACGAGGGGACCTGGGGGAGGAACTGCTACGGGAAGCCTTGCGGCAGCGATCTTGTAAGGCTGCAGGGGTATAATAGTCTGACCGGCAAGCTGTTTAACTTCTCTTCCTGCCGTCAAAGATACCGCGCAATCCTGCTGAAACTATTAAAAACAGCCTTTACCGTTGAGCGAATCGATCCTATGATTACCCGCTTATATAAAGAGATCACGCCGGCTATCCGTGATGATTTTACACGTAAAAGCAGCTATGACTCGTTTCTCGACGAGCCTTCTTTTATTCTCGAATACGTAAGGGAACGTCGTGGACTTATAAAAGAAGCCCTTAAAGCTTGGAAATAA
- a CDS encoding GerAB/ArcD/ProY family transporter, producing MQPNAKPIGLWPIVMMTLLSVGLVNHVIVVPLLLAEAKRDAWLSIPVALIIALPVAVFPLQRVMFKMNRVRFDEWLRQRVPAFFVWLILAIINLALLFVAFGSLVDVVAWTSNTYLPLTPQYVVLFIFCFICMFAAMNGLRTIAYVSCILLPIVVVLGDFVMSANMPAKDYRYLLPMFEIGLYPVLKGAVYSLSAFMELSFLLLIQHEMTRSFKKWHLLLLTIMLMLLTLGPTIGAITLFGPEEASIMRYPAYSQWRLVKIGKYFEHVDFFAVFQWLSGALIRISLPLYLIQIYGPFRKIKRKWISMMITVLVLAVASFTVLMHMKWYMILMHAYFQVAWILFGAVLLLLWILSFRKPKKSAQPEAQGGYRNES from the coding sequence GTGCAGCCTAATGCCAAGCCTATCGGTTTATGGCCAATTGTTATGATGACTCTGCTCAGTGTTGGCCTTGTCAATCACGTCATCGTTGTTCCCCTGCTGCTTGCCGAAGCGAAAAGAGATGCTTGGCTGAGCATACCGGTTGCGCTTATTATCGCGCTTCCCGTTGCAGTATTTCCTTTGCAGCGCGTGATGTTCAAGATGAACAGAGTACGCTTTGACGAATGGCTCAGGCAGCGTGTCCCGGCTTTTTTCGTATGGTTGATTCTCGCAATTATTAATTTGGCCTTGCTGTTTGTCGCTTTTGGATCATTGGTTGACGTTGTCGCCTGGACATCCAATACCTACCTGCCGTTGACACCGCAATACGTGGTTCTGTTTATCTTCTGCTTTATCTGCATGTTTGCGGCCATGAACGGGCTGCGCACGATTGCTTATGTATCCTGCATTCTGCTTCCAATCGTTGTAGTGCTGGGGGACTTTGTCATGTCGGCTAACATGCCGGCCAAGGACTACAGGTACTTGCTCCCGATGTTTGAAATAGGATTGTACCCGGTATTAAAGGGGGCCGTCTACTCGCTCAGCGCTTTTATGGAACTGTCCTTTCTGCTGCTTATCCAACACGAGATGACAAGAAGCTTTAAGAAATGGCATCTCCTGCTGCTAACCATTATGCTCATGCTCTTGACCTTGGGGCCGACAATCGGCGCCATCACTTTGTTTGGGCCGGAAGAGGCAAGTATTATGCGTTATCCGGCTTACTCGCAATGGCGTCTTGTGAAGATCGGCAAATATTTCGAGCATGTTGATTTCTTTGCCGTATTTCAATGGCTTTCCGGCGCGCTTATTCGGATATCGCTGCCGCTTTATTTAATTCAGATTTACGGTCCATTTAGGAAAATAAAGCGGAAATGGATCAGCATGATGATCACCGTTTTAGTCTTGGCTGTCGCAAGCTTTACCGTTCTGATGCATATGAAATGGTACATGATCCTGATGCATGCTTACTTTCAGGTAGCTTGGATTCTGTTTGGCGCCGTTCTTCTGCTGTTATGGATTCTCTCGTTCCGCAAACCAAAGAAGTCAGCCCAGCCGGAAGCGCAAGGAGGTTACCGCAATGAGTCATGA
- a CDS encoding spore germination protein: MSHEPEEQHRKRDRLDRIFEELAGSGDIVIQTLEVGKEEPKRGFRILMCSGMVDMQTVFIALLPQLDKLAENINKNFGKFDQTEAVHEPVVMDKNHLHKEGCSFGARLSLDDEREVAFFFSNLYSGSVIVIDEATRSVYSFDIASIPGRQPEESTMELSVKGPRDGFVEGITTNIALIRRRLRTPDLNVEYMKIGTESQTEISIMFMRSKAEPSLVREAKKRLDAIHIEALYSSSELEELVSDRPNSLFPLVDYIGRPDYVVQSLMQGRVCLLVDGNPSVIILPGNLTLLVKSPEDAHLPYYYVTLERLLRFTGFVLAICLPGFWVALSAYNTDQIPFTLLATVTNSRIGLPISATMEMFLMMAMFELFREAGVRLPRPVGQTVSVVGGLIIGDAAIRAGITSPTMLVAAAITAVSTFTLVNQTLSGTVSILRFFVLILSSMFGIFGFFVGVFLILIYMCSLETFNQNYMQPIAPIKWRELVTGLFQKPWKSRAKGEKP; this comes from the coding sequence ATGAGTCATGAACCGGAAGAACAACATCGCAAACGGGATCGTCTGGACCGAATTTTTGAAGAATTGGCCGGTTCCGGGGACATTGTTATTCAAACGTTAGAGGTTGGCAAAGAAGAACCAAAGCGGGGATTTCGCATTCTAATGTGCAGCGGCATGGTGGACATGCAGACGGTATTTATCGCCTTGCTGCCGCAATTGGACAAGCTGGCCGAGAATATAAACAAAAACTTTGGAAAGTTTGATCAGACAGAAGCTGTGCACGAGCCGGTCGTGATGGACAAGAACCACCTGCACAAGGAAGGCTGTTCGTTTGGCGCACGCCTTTCGCTTGATGATGAACGGGAGGTCGCTTTCTTTTTTTCCAACCTTTACTCGGGCAGCGTCATCGTAATCGACGAAGCAACGCGGTCGGTATATTCCTTTGATATTGCAAGCATTCCGGGACGCCAGCCCGAAGAGTCAACGATGGAGCTGTCGGTCAAAGGGCCGCGGGACGGGTTTGTGGAAGGGATTACTACCAATATTGCACTGATCCGCAGAAGACTCCGGACGCCGGATCTGAATGTGGAATATATGAAAATCGGAACCGAGTCGCAGACGGAAATCTCGATTATGTTCATGAGGAGCAAAGCAGAGCCATCCTTGGTCAGAGAAGCCAAAAAACGGCTGGATGCGATTCATATCGAAGCCTTATACAGCTCTTCCGAGCTGGAGGAGCTTGTGTCGGACAGACCCAACAGCCTGTTCCCGCTCGTTGATTATATCGGCCGTCCCGACTATGTGGTTCAATCCTTGATGCAAGGCAGGGTATGTCTCCTGGTTGATGGCAATCCCTCGGTCATTATCCTGCCGGGTAATCTGACCCTACTTGTAAAATCCCCTGAGGATGCCCATCTTCCTTATTACTATGTAACTCTAGAGCGGCTGCTCCGTTTTACGGGGTTTGTTCTTGCTATTTGTCTCCCCGGCTTCTGGGTCGCTTTATCGGCCTATAATACGGATCAGATTCCGTTTACGCTGCTGGCTACCGTCACGAACTCCCGAATCGGCCTTCCGATATCGGCCACGATGGAAATGTTTCTTATGATGGCGATGTTCGAGTTATTCCGGGAAGCGGGCGTGAGGCTGCCCCGGCCCGTTGGCCAGACGGTGTCCGTCGTTGGAGGACTCATTATCGGGGATGCTGCCATCCGGGCAGGCATAACTTCGCCGACGATGCTTGTGGCAGCCGCTATTACGGCAGTCTCCACCTTTACGCTGGTTAATCAGACCTTAAGCGGAACCGTCAGCATATTACGTTTTTTCGTGCTGATCCTCTCCTCGATGTTCGGGATCTTCGGCTTCTTTGTCGGCGTTTTTTTAATCCTGATCTATATGTGCTCGCTTGAAACGTTTAATCAGAATTACATGCAGCCCATTGCCCCGATTAAATGGAGGGAATTAGTGACGGGATTATTCCAGAAGCCATGGAAGTCCAGAGCAAAAGGTGAGAAGCCATGA
- a CDS encoding Ger(x)C family spore germination protein: MKSHAKFQSYAKTVKAALALCMMLVTGGCWDEVNLQDVSYISAIGVDYVDEHFVVYAQMISFGVIAKQEGAAPPGSPIWVGKHEGNTNLAAVFNLMDSSQYKLSLNHLKSVVIHERAFKEMKQIIDSLNRLSSTRFNSLVFGTKTDINELFTMDMLFNKTPLTTPLYAPHIENNQNSYVEPMTLQTFVRGALEPAMTVKLPSLSILTDDWENNKKKLSFLMVDGAFLFNEKKPTGYVSRKNSKGLIWTGEAFKRSLVPVQIEDKRGSIIVDSAKSKVEVKWDDNSPKFVLGVGITGHLIEASGDFTDAELIGQVEQAVKAQLEDTYLKGLALNADLYDLEHQLYRHHNKKWKHLVKENWKPGPKDLTIEVKCKITKESELRTKSELELHT, translated from the coding sequence ATGAAAAGTCATGCGAAATTTCAAAGCTATGCGAAAACCGTAAAAGCTGCCCTTGCTCTATGTATGATGCTTGTAACGGGAGGCTGCTGGGATGAAGTTAATCTGCAGGATGTCAGCTATATCTCGGCAATCGGCGTTGATTATGTAGACGAACACTTTGTTGTATATGCCCAGATGATATCGTTTGGCGTCATCGCCAAACAGGAAGGCGCAGCGCCGCCAGGGAGTCCGATATGGGTAGGCAAGCACGAGGGGAATACCAATCTTGCCGCCGTATTTAATTTAATGGATTCCTCCCAATACAAGCTATCTCTTAATCATCTGAAGTCAGTCGTGATCCACGAGCGTGCTTTCAAAGAAATGAAGCAGATTATCGACAGCTTGAACCGGTTGAGCTCGACCCGATTCAATTCGCTCGTGTTCGGAACCAAAACGGACATTAACGAGCTGTTTACGATGGACATGCTGTTCAACAAGACGCCGTTAACAACACCGCTGTATGCGCCGCACATCGAGAATAATCAGAACAGCTACGTGGAGCCGATGACGCTGCAGACATTTGTTCGGGGAGCGCTTGAGCCGGCTATGACAGTGAAGTTGCCTTCGCTTTCCATCCTGACTGATGACTGGGAAAATAATAAAAAAAAGCTGAGCTTCCTGATGGTTGACGGCGCGTTTTTGTTCAACGAGAAGAAACCGACCGGTTATGTATCCCGGAAAAATTCCAAAGGGCTGATCTGGACAGGCGAAGCCTTTAAGCGATCGCTTGTACCCGTTCAGATTGAGGACAAGAGAGGCTCGATTATCGTGGATTCGGCCAAATCGAAAGTTGAAGTGAAGTGGGACGACAATAGCCCCAAATTTGTTTTGGGGGTTGGAATAACGGGTCACTTAATTGAAGCATCGGGCGACTTTACGGACGCGGAGCTTATTGGCCAGGTGGAGCAGGCTGTAAAAGCCCAATTGGAGGATACTTACCTGAAAGGCTTGGCGCTAAATGCTGATCTGTATGATCTGGAGCATCAGCTGTACCGTCATCACAACAAGAAGTGGAAGCATCTTGTTAAAGAAAATTGGAAGCCCGGTCCAAAAGATTTGACGATCGAGGTGAAATGCAAGATTACGAAGGAATCGGAGCTCCGCACGAAATCCGAACTCGAGCTGCATACATAA
- a CDS encoding spore coat protein, protein MYQQQHHLPDEDLAYTVLSDLKRVVREYATAATESSCPEVRQMFTHLLNSTLKLQGNLFQVMQSQNMYNTASSALRQEIDKQTKEYQQTQQKTTQYLQQRMGNSQPSFPQYGQFQQQQQNHSHQPFYM, encoded by the coding sequence ATGTACCAACAACAGCATCATTTGCCGGATGAAGACCTGGCTTATACCGTACTATCTGACTTGAAGCGGGTCGTTCGCGAGTACGCGACGGCAGCAACGGAGTCATCCTGCCCGGAAGTACGTCAAATGTTCACCCACCTGCTTAACAGCACGCTGAAGCTGCAAGGGAACCTGTTCCAGGTCATGCAGTCGCAAAACATGTACAACACGGCTTCTTCCGCGCTTCGTCAAGAAATCGACAAGCAAACGAAGGAATATCAGCAGACGCAGCAAAAAACGACCCAATATTTGCAGCAGCGCATGGGCAACTCTCAGCCTTCGTTCCCGCAGTACGGCCAGTTCCAGCAACAGCAGCAGAACCATTCGCATCAGCCTTTCTACATGTAA
- a CDS encoding Lrp/AsnC family transcriptional regulator, which yields MNELQLKVLELLKEDARRDADLIAAMLNEPVESVKQAIAYMEEEHIIVKYATVVNWSKVDDEKVTALIEVQITPERGRGFEGIAERIYLYPEVKSVYLMSGAYDLLVEIEGKNLKEVASFVSNKLSPIDKVLSTKTNFILKKYKQDGIIFEEHEGDHRLMISP from the coding sequence ATGAACGAACTACAGCTGAAAGTGCTGGAGCTGCTCAAGGAAGACGCGCGACGCGACGCCGACCTGATCGCCGCCATGCTGAATGAGCCGGTTGAGAGCGTAAAGCAGGCAATTGCCTACATGGAAGAAGAACATATCATCGTTAAATATGCCACAGTTGTGAACTGGAGCAAGGTTGATGACGAGAAGGTTACGGCATTGATCGAGGTTCAAATTACACCTGAGCGCGGACGAGGCTTTGAAGGCATCGCCGAGCGCATATACTTATATCCGGAAGTGAAATCGGTCTATCTGATGTCCGGGGCATACGACTTGCTTGTCGAGATTGAAGGTAAGAATCTGAAAGAGGTTGCCTCTTTTGTTTCCAATAAATTATCACCTATCGACAAAGTGCTGTCGACAAAAACAAACTTTATTTTGAAAAAATACAAACAGGACGGAATTATCTTCGAGGAGCATGAAGGTGACCATCGATTGATGATTTCGCCATAA
- a CDS encoding aminotransferase class I/II-fold pyridoxal phosphate-dependent enzyme, which produces MIKDEVTSNHRQSMADYLSPLARSIKPSGIRRFFDLVSTRKDVITLGVGEPDFVTPWHVRDAAVYALEKGKTQYTSNAGMPELREAIGQYLNDSFAVSYNPANEVLVTVGGSEAIDLALRALISPGDEILIPEPCYISYSPITTLSGGKAVGIETFAKDNFKLKAESLRAAITPKSKVLILCYPSNPTGGIMTYEDWLPIAKVVEENDLIVISDEIYAELTYGSKHVSFAAIPGMKDRTLLVSGFSKAFAMTGWRMGYACGHQDLIGAMLKIHQYTVMCAPIMAQYAALEALTPHGLEEKDRMMESYNQRRRLVVKGFREIGLECHEPEGAFYAFPSITSTGLTSEQFAQRLLEEGNVAAVPGDVFGLGGEGHLRCSYATSVAQLTEALDRIGQFVHKLK; this is translated from the coding sequence ATGATTAAAGACGAGGTAACATCGAATCATCGCCAATCAATGGCTGATTATTTGTCGCCGCTTGCTCGGAGCATCAAACCGTCAGGCATCCGGCGCTTTTTTGATTTGGTTAGTACCCGTAAGGACGTAATTACGCTTGGCGTAGGCGAACCGGATTTCGTAACGCCTTGGCATGTGCGCGACGCGGCTGTGTACGCGCTCGAGAAAGGCAAGACGCAATATACATCCAATGCCGGTATGCCGGAGCTGCGCGAAGCTATCGGTCAATATTTGAACGATTCGTTTGCCGTTTCCTATAATCCGGCTAATGAGGTTCTGGTAACGGTCGGCGGCAGCGAAGCGATTGATCTTGCCCTGCGGGCATTGATCAGCCCTGGCGACGAGATTCTTATTCCGGAGCCGTGCTATATTTCCTACTCGCCTATTACAACGTTGAGCGGCGGAAAAGCCGTTGGCATCGAGACCTTTGCGAAGGATAATTTCAAGCTGAAGGCGGAATCGCTGCGTGCGGCGATTACACCAAAGTCCAAGGTTCTTATTTTATGTTATCCAAGCAATCCAACCGGCGGCATTATGACTTACGAGGACTGGCTGCCAATCGCTAAGGTTGTTGAAGAGAACGACCTGATCGTTATTTCCGATGAAATCTACGCAGAGCTTACGTATGGCTCCAAGCATGTGAGCTTTGCCGCAATCCCGGGCATGAAGGACCGGACGCTTCTTGTGAGCGGCTTCTCCAAAGCCTTTGCCATGACCGGCTGGCGGATGGGTTATGCATGCGGCCATCAGGATCTGATTGGCGCCATGCTGAAGATTCATCAATACACCGTTATGTGTGCGCCGATTATGGCCCAATATGCTGCGCTTGAAGCGTTGACTCCTCATGGCCTCGAAGAGAAGGACCGGATGATGGAGTCTTACAACCAGCGCAGACGGCTTGTTGTGAAGGGCTTCCGCGAAATCGGGCTGGAGTGCCATGAACCGGAGGGAGCATTTTACGCGTTCCCTTCCATTACGTCAACTGGTCTTACCTCCGAGCAATTCGCACAGCGGCTGCTGGAGGAAGGGAATGTCGCTGCTGTTCCCGGCGATGTATTTGGCCTAGGAGGCGAAGGACATCTGCGCTGCTCCTACGCAACATCGGTTGCCCAGCTTACGGAGGCACTTGACCGGATCGGACAATTTGTTCATAAGCTGAAGTAA
- a CDS encoding cob(I)yrinic acid a,c-diamide adenosyltransferase, whose product MKIYTRTGDKGQTSLIGGRVRKDDIRVEAYGTIDELNSFVGQAAAEAAKHEELKDMAALLVDIMQELFDCGSDLAYASPGAPLKVTEEAAVRLEAMIDQYTEEAPEITRFILPGGSSVSALLHVCRTVCRRAERRVVTLAAEHPDNPANPEVQKYLNRLSDFFFAAARAANAKLGVPDTEYVRSAEVFRKKSK is encoded by the coding sequence ATGAAAATTTATACTCGTACGGGAGACAAAGGCCAAACCTCGCTTATTGGCGGTCGGGTACGCAAAGACGATATACGTGTTGAAGCTTACGGCACGATCGATGAGCTGAACTCCTTTGTTGGGCAAGCTGCAGCGGAGGCTGCGAAGCATGAGGAACTGAAGGATATGGCCGCACTCCTCGTAGATATTATGCAGGAACTGTTCGACTGCGGCTCGGACCTGGCCTATGCAAGCCCGGGAGCTCCGCTTAAAGTGACGGAAGAGGCGGCGGTTAGACTTGAGGCAATGATCGATCAATATACCGAAGAGGCACCTGAGATTACAAGATTTATTTTGCCTGGAGGAAGCTCCGTATCGGCTTTGCTGCATGTGTGCCGTACCGTATGCCGGCGGGCGGAGCGCCGCGTCGTTACGCTTGCCGCCGAGCATCCTGACAATCCGGCTAATCCGGAAGTACAGAAATATTTGAACCGTCTGTCGGACTTTTTCTTTGCAGCGGCAAGAGCGGCGAACGCGAAGCTTGGCGTGCCTGATACCGAATACGTACGGAGTGCGGAAGTGTTCCGCAAGAAATCGAAATGA
- a CDS encoding RluA family pseudouridine synthase → MTVKDIAGYYKALAVEVGADMAGKDVRTVLERKLGVSRSLLSRLKLTEYGITVNGVRAYTTAKVTEGDSVAIRMEEEISEDILPQDLPLSIVFEDDYLLVVNKPAGIIVHPTKGHYTNTLANGIVHHWQVRGERVRFRPVHRLDEDTSGLVVIAKNPYIHQQLSEQLQAGTIMKIYCAYVYGTPSPADGTVGAPIDRNPEDPHVRIVTPEGYPSVTHYKTAAVFGGGQASKVRLKLETGRTHQIRVHMKHIGCPLIGDGMYGLQTGKVDEWETAAGRQALHAETLGLTHPMTKEWSEWTAALPPDLVQLELALREC, encoded by the coding sequence ATGACGGTAAAAGATATTGCGGGTTATTACAAAGCGCTGGCCGTTGAGGTCGGCGCTGATATGGCAGGAAAAGACGTCAGGACGGTGCTGGAACGGAAGCTTGGCGTATCACGCTCGCTTCTGTCCCGGCTCAAGCTGACCGAATATGGCATTACCGTTAATGGAGTAAGGGCTTATACCACGGCGAAAGTGACCGAGGGAGATTCGGTTGCCATCCGGATGGAGGAAGAGATCTCGGAGGATATTTTGCCGCAGGATCTGCCCTTATCAATAGTGTTTGAAGACGATTATCTGCTTGTCGTGAACAAACCCGCGGGCATCATCGTCCACCCGACGAAAGGACATTACACCAATACGCTGGCTAATGGGATTGTGCATCATTGGCAGGTTAGGGGCGAACGCGTACGGTTCCGTCCGGTACACCGGTTGGACGAAGATACGTCGGGACTTGTCGTGATTGCCAAAAATCCGTACATACACCAGCAATTGTCCGAACAGCTGCAGGCCGGAACAATAATGAAGATCTATTGCGCCTACGTTTACGGTACGCCGTCCCCTGCAGATGGAACGGTGGGTGCGCCAATTGACCGCAACCCTGAGGATCCGCATGTTCGAATCGTAACGCCGGAAGGTTATCCGTCCGTTACGCATTATAAGACGGCAGCTGTATTTGGCGGGGGACAAGCATCAAAAGTGAGGTTAAAGCTGGAGACGGGGCGGACTCATCAGATCCGCGTCCATATGAAGCATATCGGCTGTCCGCTGATTGGCGACGGCATGTACGGACTGCAGACGGGCAAGGTAGACGAGTGGGAAACAGCCGCCGGACGCCAGGCGCTTCATGCGGAGACGCTTGGATTGACGCATCCGATGACGAAGGAATGGAGCGAGTGGACGGCAGCGCTGCCGCCTGATCTTGTGCAGCTGGAACTGGCGTTAAGAGAGTGCTAA
- a CDS encoding arsenate reductase family protein, with protein MSKLTIYQYPKCGTCRQAVKSLQAKGNELDLKHIVEETPTPAELKVLVQNSGLELKKFFNTSGEVYKALGLKDKLGSMSEQEQLELLASHGMLIKRPIVTDGKKVTVGYKEEQYEQVWNG; from the coding sequence ATGAGCAAGCTGACGATTTATCAATATCCGAAATGCGGTACATGCCGACAGGCCGTCAAATCGTTGCAAGCAAAGGGCAACGAGCTGGATCTGAAGCATATTGTAGAAGAAACACCAACTCCGGCTGAACTGAAAGTGCTTGTTCAGAACAGCGGCTTGGAGCTGAAGAAGTTTTTTAACACTTCCGGTGAAGTGTACAAAGCGCTTGGCCTGAAGGACAAGCTTGGCAGCATGAGCGAGCAGGAGCAGCTTGAATTGCTGGCTTCCCATGGCATGCTGATCAAACGCCCAATCGTAACGGACGGCAAAAAAGTGACGGTTGGGTACAAGGAAGAACAATACGAGCAAGTATGGAACGGGTGA
- a CDS encoding aminotransferase class I/II-fold pyridoxal phosphate-dependent enzyme, which produces MRKSWRSERLSQLGSSIFAEVAEWRKEAAGKGRDIINLGIGSPDKPPTEAVRKALSEAALRTDIYAYPGTHGSTGFRRQAAAWMEHRFGVKLDPDRELVSLMGSQDGLSHLAMSLCNPGDVVIVPNPGYPIYTAALALAGVEPYLLPLKEENHFLPDLDSVPEEVWERAKFILLNYPGNPVSAIIDLAFFERLLAKAKPYGVLVVHDAAYSEMAFDGHEPPSILAVPGALDGAVEFHSLSKSFNMAGCRIGFLAGNREAVGALRELKENIDYGVFGAVQEAGVAALQEAMSASAPPKAGVLYEQRRNSFIEALAAEGWAVEKPKATMFVWAKLPERSDGTTWTSREFARGLLDQTGVVVIPGEAFGSEGEGFVRIALVEDEARLREAARRIGAFLRG; this is translated from the coding sequence ATGAGGAAATCATGGCGTTCTGAACGGCTGTCGCAGCTAGGCTCTTCGATTTTCGCCGAGGTTGCGGAATGGAGAAAGGAAGCAGCCGGCAAAGGCCGGGATATAATAAACCTTGGCATCGGAAGTCCGGATAAGCCTCCAACGGAAGCAGTAAGAAAAGCGCTAAGCGAAGCGGCGCTGCGCACGGATATTTATGCTTATCCGGGTACGCACGGCAGTACAGGCTTTCGCCGGCAGGCAGCCGCCTGGATGGAGCATCGGTTCGGAGTGAAGCTGGATCCCGATCGTGAGCTGGTATCCCTGATGGGCTCGCAGGATGGATTATCCCATTTGGCAATGTCGCTGTGTAATCCGGGAGATGTGGTTATCGTGCCTAATCCCGGTTATCCGATTTATACGGCGGCGCTGGCATTGGCAGGCGTAGAGCCTTACTTGCTGCCGTTGAAGGAAGAGAATCATTTTCTCCCGGATCTCGACTCGGTGCCGGAAGAAGTGTGGGAACGCGCAAAATTTATTTTGCTGAATTATCCGGGCAATCCTGTATCGGCCATTATTGATCTTGCCTTCTTCGAGCGATTGCTCGCTAAAGCCAAGCCATACGGCGTACTGGTCGTCCACGATGCGGCATACTCCGAAATGGCCTTCGATGGACATGAACCCCCAAGTATATTGGCTGTTCCGGGAGCCTTGGATGGAGCCGTAGAATTCCATTCTTTGTCCAAAAGCTTTAATATGGCCGGCTGCCGTATCGGCTTCCTTGCGGGGAACCGCGAAGCCGTCGGAGCGCTGCGCGAGCTGAAGGAAAACATCGATTACGGCGTATTTGGCGCTGTTCAGGAAGCGGGCGTAGCGGCGCTGCAGGAAGCCATGTCTGCTTCTGCGCCGCCTAAAGCCGGCGTATTATATGAGCAGCGGCGGAATTCGTTCATCGAGGCTTTAGCCGCTGAAGGCTGGGCTGTAGAGAAGCCGAAGGCTACCATGTTCGTGTGGGCAAAGCTGCCGGAGCGCAGCGATGGCACAACGTGGACTTCCCGCGAGTTCGCCCGAGGCTTGCTTGATCAAACGGGCGTTGTTGTTATTCCTGGCGAAGCGTTTGGCAGCGAAGGCGAAGGGTTTGTGCGGATTGCTTTGGTCGAAGACGAAGCAAGGCTGCGTGAGGCTGCTCGGCGGATCGGTGCGTTTCTTAGAGGCTAG